Proteins found in one Poecilia reticulata strain Guanapo linkage group LG15, Guppy_female_1.0+MT, whole genome shotgun sequence genomic segment:
- the cfap43 gene encoding cilia- and flagella-associated protein 43 isoform X1, with protein sequence MSEIGTLEISWIQGFTRDNVEFVDNNTVCYACGNHICFLNLETKTRNVFPSPGRSVGALTTDCRSGTFAFSERKLDPSIFVHTFPELELKNELKGNTPLDYTSLTLSDGGPYLGSCSSFPDYSITVWNWEKAELLCTQSQGGRDVIYLEFNPLNCLQLCALGTTTLTFWNIERCGSFHLLKPSAVQLPEIPVSSSEKPTPTFTKDPNCISQILAALSEHKEAPVTPSTICWTATSQLCVGCAEGYLLLVDPESLSVSILVDPKAANAIPELKSFYFQATALYGNGLIAVGKESVMHCLQSEKNQVSIRQTWQLERPVTTAVVSPNKDALLLSANTGQIYVLNTGKSDQIEKILDVHNSSFVTAALFSDKNICVSLRDSGILQLWSSGGTCLASLPLETEVLNITCCPIAHYAAVGTASGKILFIDLNFEKQLRLVHKIDLYHTAVDHLVFDQEGCYLLCSGLDSHLYVLDGRPSAKFKVLGYVEVPGRILSLSTQCHARGEDVKALALCGSQEDKKNEGSWLLMFCLPFKGIGGSFSVDRQGCLHIPKIFKFKVPAPLTSCVLGIGEAFGYCHRSKSLQRFQFSEDTFSIFSKKKVTLNPKDEVNFQLPGCATLLLSPDCMLLASMGRQGVLQLRSTSSMELCCQRRCHSKRLGGIRSVSFSPDSLKVVTTGVGDGSLLCTDIRADDEYMAAYKKRQIRAQSIRTSFISENPILINLPVQEEETSVSSKKTEETEFGLDATDALQFGLDATDALQFGLDATEEDEHYLPPASTSTWLEKRHEEIVKEDNKEHAETKKELRDTMNELREAVHKMMLENENLPIKQFNLDVEEQKRLDAMAEEEAQKVKAEIEQDILEKQFQRDVLKRECWDSMLVKPRSINAFHSKLAVQNYPLKERREKELEDISRVQNMRAIEKAASKLMGRKKDSSKPEEGHVAESADNEKLSVLLAYANKYLYDQFSMQTVEQRVNQIILIQDLIYSIKMAFNSDFDALFKRKLKEIKIVEDRNKNIRDIMLELHIEEELWEPRLTDMEWPERLLIVEDSEIKAEKYLTPEQKAEEERLRLEREARLAAHKDDSRERALKDMMDGVLEVKKVDILKVEIFPPEFSLTKPPIQWSEEEKKLFKEYEKNFKELTEEKEKYKRGLEFEMKKLQEIIKESTDKFDESLIKLFEKKVKFMAAIYQEELKITYLAQSVRKVEEMNRQEQELKLKLEQLLAQKVTTEKDLMGYKDMVEQFQFEYEDFVAEDKNLDSEFRKEFADLPKYVTDQLYKLFKRRPRIQRRGTQSVDDSNVFRQHGLNTPAPDGLSQILAGMEEMDAPENMPKGVTQSVWEKFCAVRKTKVESEQKIKVNGLELAEMQAFLQRRLDEDYAAQEEIKQHFEELRSLRNKRNQHLMNPMILVVLPQGQVETSSVDLTAETAETDYILINRSVVDNLKEKIRKVAEQKITYMEARCEVRKDIIQLEWQHRVLDKKIEDLHEQKRDIKMLRLSKDDMECLSKKDPNTHVLEKISKMEKSIDFMKRTHKRAIHRRMKKLKQLNKKISMTADSSTAIKKNLPEMETSVAELRHIYEAAATEENEAAERDERYQEILHRRQLEDLARAKSDELDLLRKEVERLERRNFPSLDQLKHN encoded by the exons atgagcgAAATTGGAACCTTAGAAATTAG CTGGATTCAAGGATTTACAAGAGACAATGTCGAATTTGTGGATAACAATACAGTGTGTTACGCGTGTGGGAATCATATATGCTTCCTAAACCTGGAGACAAAAACACGGAACGTATTTCCGAGTCCTGGCAGAAGCGTCGGTGCGCTGACAACTGACTGCAGAAGTGGAACGTTTGCTTTCTCTGAGAGAAAATTGGATCCGTCTATATTTGTGCACACTTTTCCGGAATTAGAGttgaaaaatgaactgaaag GAAATACGCCACTGGACTATACATCTTTGACATTAAGTGATGGAGGGCCTTATTTGGGCTCCTGCTCGTCGTTTCCTGACTACTCCATCACAGTGTG GAACTGGGAAAAGGCTGAGTTGCTCTGTACACAGTCTCAAGGTGGACGGGATGTCATTTATTTGGAGTTCAACCCCTTGAATTGCCTCCAGCTTTGTGCTTTGGGCACCACAACCCTCACTTTCTGGAACATAGAGAGATGTGGGTCTTTCCATTTGTTGAAAccaag TGCAGTACAGCTTCCAGAAATCCCGGTCTCCTCTTCAGAGAAACCAACTCCCACTTTCACAAAGGACCCAAACTGCATTTCTCAAATTCTGGCTGCCCTTTCAGAg CATAAGGAAGCCCCAGTAACACCATCTACCATATGCTGGACAGCCACATCACAACTTTGTGTGGGCTGTGCTGAAGGCTATCTCCTTCTTGTTGATCCCGAGAGCCTCTCTGTTTCAATCCTTGTTGACCCTAAAG ctgcgAATGCCATTCCTGAGCTCAAAAGCTTCTATTTTCAAGCTACAGCCCTTTATGGCAATGGTCTTATTGCAGTAGGAAAG gaGAGTGTGATGCACTGTCTGCAGAGCGAAAAGAATCAAGTAAGCATCAGACAAACTTGGCAGTTAGAGAGACCTGTTACGACTGCAGTGGTCTCCCCCAACAAAGACGCACTGCTTCTGTCCGCCAATACA GGGCAGATCTATGTGCTGAATACAGGAAAGTCAGACCAGATTGAGAAGATCTTGGATGTTCACAATAGCAGCTTTGTGACAGCTGCCTTGTTCTCTGACAAGAACATTTGTGTG TCATTAAGGGATAGTGGCATTCTGCAGCTGTGGTCCTCCGGTGGCACCTGCCTCGCCTCCCTGCCCCTAGAAACAGAG GTGTTAAACATCACCTGCTGTCCCATTGCACATTACGCCGCTGTTGGAACAGCTTCAGGAAAAATCCTTTTCATTGACTTGAACTTTGAGAAGCAGCTTCGTCTGGTGCACAAGATTGATCTCTACCACACTGCTGTGGATCACCTAGT ttttgatcAAGAAGGGTGCTACCTTCTCTGCAGTGGATTGGATTCACATCTTTATGTACTCGATGGAAGGCCATCAGCAAAGTTTAAAGTTCTAGGATACGTCG AGGTTCCTGGCAGAATTTTGTCACTTTCCACACAATGCCACGCCCGTGGTGAGGACGTGAAAGCTCTTGCTCTCTGTGGTTCACAGGAGGATAAAAAGAATGAGGGGAGCTGGCTGCTGATGTTTTGTCTACCTTTCAAGGGCATTGGAG GTTCTTTTTCTGTAGACCGCCAAGGTTGTCTGCACATTcccaaaatattcaaattcaaagtgCCAGCTCCACTGACTTCCTGCGTTCTTGGGATCGGTGAGGCCTTTGGTTATTGCCACAGAAGCAAATCTCTTCAGcgatttcagttttctgag GACACATTTAGTATCTTCAGCAAAAAGAAGGTCACTCTAAACCCAAAGGATGAAGTTAATTTTCAGCTGCCCGGCTGCGCCACTCTTCTTTTGTCTCCTGACTGCATGTTGCTCGCCTCTATGGGACGACAAGGTGTACTACAGCTCAGATCAACCTCCTCTATG GAGCTCTGCTGTCAGCGGCGGTGTCATTCAAAACGCCTCGGTGGAATTCGGAGTGTGTCCTTCTCCCCAGACAGTCTGAAAGTCGTCACTACTGGCGTAGGCGATGGCTCCCTCCTCTGCACTGATATCAG AGCTGATGATGAATATATGGCTGCTTACAAAAAACGCCAGATTAGGGCTCAGTCCATAAGGACCTCATTCATTTCTGAAAACCCCATCCTGATTAACCTTCCTGTGCAGGAAGAGGAGACTTCAGTTAGCAGCAAGAAAACGGAGGAAACCGAG TTCGGCCTAGATGCGACAGATGCTTTACAGTTCGGCCTAGATGCGACAGATGCTTTACAGTTCGGCCTAGATGCGACAGAGGAAGATGAGCATTACCTTCCCCCTGCTTCAACCTCCACGTGGTTGGAAAAAAGACACGAAGAA attgtgAAGGAAGACAACAAAGAGCATGCAGAAACTAAGAAAGAGCTAAGAGATACCATGAATGAGTTACGGGAGGCT GTTCATAAAATGATGCTTGAGAATGAAAACCTcccaataaaacagtttaacttagatgtggaggagcagaagAGACTGGACGCCATGGCGGAGGAGGAAGCCCAGAAG GTAAAGGCTGAAATTGAGCAGGATATTCTAGAAAAGCAGTTCCAACGAGACGTCCTGAAGAGAGAATGCTGGGATTCTATGTTGGTCAAACCCCGGAGCATCAAT GCATTCCACTCTAAGTTAGCTGTGCAGAACTATCCCCTCAAAGAGCGAAGAGAGAAGGAGTTGGAGGACATCAGCAGGGTTCAAAATATGAGGGCGATTGAAAAAGCTGCAAGCAAA CTGATGGGCCGGAAGAAGGACAGCAGCAAACCAGAGGAAGGCCATGTGGCAGAGAGTGCAGACAATGAAAAACTCTCAGTTCTGTTAGCATATGCCAACAAATACCTCTACGACCAGTTCAGCATGCAAACTGTCGAACAGCGGGTCAACCAGATCATACTGATACAG GATTTGATTTATAGTATCAAGATGGCTTTCAACTCCGACTTCGATGCCCTGTTCAAGCGGAAACTGAAAGAGATCAAAATAGTGGAGGAcaggaacaaaaacatcagggacaTCATGCTGGAGCTGCACATCGAGGAGGAGCTGTGGGAGCCCCGCCTGACCGACATGGAGTGGCCAGAGAGGCTGTTAATCGTGGAGGACTCTGAG ATTAAAGCGGAGAAATACCTCACCCCAGAGcagaaagcagaggaggagaggctTAGGCTGGAGAGGGAGGCCCGCCTGGCTGCACAC AAAGACGACAGCAGGGAGAGAGCTCTGAAAGACATGATGGACGGAGTCcttgaagtgaaaaaagtggacattttaaaagtg GAAATATTTCCTCCTGAGTTTTCTTTGACCAAACCTCCCATTCAGTGGAgtgaagaggagaagaaactCTTCAAAGAATATGAAAAGAACTTTAAAGAGCTCacagaggagaaggagaaataTAAACGG GGATTGGAATTTGAGatgaaaaagctgcaggaaaTAATCAAAGAGTCAACAGATAAGTTTGATGAGTCACTCATAAAGCTGTTTGAGAAGAAAGTAAAGTTCATGGCTGCTATATATCAG GAAGAGCTGAAAATCACCTATCTTGCCCAGTCGGTGCGCAAGGTGGAGGAGATGAACCGGCAAGAGCAAGAGCTCAAGCTCAAACTTGAACAACTGCTGGcacaaaag GTAACGACAGAGAAAGACCTGATGGGATACAAGGACATGGTGGAACAGTTTCAGTTCGAGTATGAGGACTTTGTAGCTGAAGACAAA AATCTCGACAGCGAATTCAGGAAAGAGTTTGCTGATCTACCAAAGTATGTGACTGATCAACTTTACAAACTGTTCAAGCGTAGACCCAG GATTCAAAGGAGGGGGACGCAGTCTGTAGATGACTCCAACGTGTTCAGGCAGCACGGTCTGAACACCCCCGCTCCTGATGGACTCAGTCAAATACTCGCCGGCATGGAGGAGATGGATGCTCCGGAAAACATGCCAAAAGGAGTGACCCAGTCTGTCTGGGAGAAATTTTGTGCTGTGCGCAAAACAAAAGTAGAGAGTGAACAAAAG ataaaagtAAACGGTTTGGAGCTTGCCGAGATGCAGGCCTTCCTGCAGAGACGGTTAGATGAAGATTATGCTGCCCAAGAAGAAATTAAGCAGCATTTTGAAGAACTCCGAAG CCTGAGGAACAAGAGGAACCAGCATCTCATGAACCCTATGATCCTGGTCGTCCTGCCACAGGGACAGGTGGAGACGTCCTCTGTGGATCTGACTGCTGAAACAGCTGAGACTGACTACATCCTTATCAACAGAAGCGTGGTGGACAACCTCAAAGAGAAAATCAGG AAAGTTGCAGAGCAGAAGATAACCTACATGGAGGCACGCTGCGAGGTCCGTAAGGACATCATCCAGCTGGAGTGGCAGCACCGGGTGTTGGACAAGAAGATAGAGGACTTACATGAACAGAAGAGAGACATCAAGATGCTTCGACTCTCAAAGGACGATATGGAA tgtctcAGCAAGAAGGATCCGAACACTCACGTGTTGGAGAAAATTTCTAAGATGGAGAAAAGTATTGATTTCATGAAACGG ACCCACAAAAGGGCCATTCACCGGCgaatgaaaaagttaaaacagcTTAACAAAAAGATATCAATGACAGCAGACAGCAGTACTGCTATAAAGAAGAATCTTCCTGAGATGGAGACTTCTGTGGCAGAGCTGAGACACATTTACGAAGCCGCag CTACCGAGGAAAATGAGGCAGCGGAAAGAGACGAGCGCTACCAGGAGATTCTTCACAGGCGCCAACTGGAGGATCTCGCTAGGGCTAAGTCGGATGAACTGGACCTCCTCCGGAAGGAAGTGGAGCGTCTGGAAAGGAGGAATTTTCCCTCACTCGATCAGTTGAAACACAACTAG
- the cfap43 gene encoding cilia- and flagella-associated protein 43 isoform X2 yields MSEIGTLEISWIQGFTRDNVEFVDNNTVCYACGNHICFLNLETKTRNVFPSPGRSVGALTTDCRSGTFAFSERKLDPSIFVHTFPELELKNELKGNTPLDYTSLTLSDGGPYLGSCSSFPDYSITVWNWEKAELLCTQSQGGRDVIYLEFNPLNCLQLCALGTTTLTFWNIERCGSFHLLKPSAVQLPEIPVSSSEKPTPTFTKDPNCISQILAALSEHKEAPVTPSTICWTATSQLCVGCAEGYLLLVDPESLSVSILVDPKAANAIPELKSFYFQATALYGNGLIAVGKESVMHCLQSEKNQVSIRQTWQLERPVTTAVVSPNKDALLLSANTGQIYVLNTGKSDQIEKILDVHNSSFVTAALFSDKNICVSLRDSGILQLWSSGGTCLASLPLETEVLNITCCPIAHYAAVGTASGKILFIDLNFEKQLRLVHKIDLYHTAVDHLVFDQEGCYLLCSGLDSHLYVLDGRPSAKFKVLGYVEVPGRILSLSTQCHARGEDVKALALCGSQEDKKNEGSWLLMFCLPFKGIGGSFSVDRQGCLHIPKIFKFKVPAPLTSCVLGIGEAFGYCHRSKSLQRFQFSEDTFSIFSKKKVTLNPKDEVNFQLPGCATLLLSPDCMLLASMGRQGVLQLRSTSSMELCCQRRCHSKRLGGIRSVSFSPDSLKVVTTGVGDGSLLCTDIRADDEYMAAYKKRQIRAQSIRTSFISENPILINLPVQEEETSVSSKKTEETEFGLDATDALQFGLDATEEDEHYLPPASTSTWLEKRHEEIVKEDNKEHAETKKELRDTMNELREAVHKMMLENENLPIKQFNLDVEEQKRLDAMAEEEAQKVKAEIEQDILEKQFQRDVLKRECWDSMLVKPRSINAFHSKLAVQNYPLKERREKELEDISRVQNMRAIEKAASKLMGRKKDSSKPEEGHVAESADNEKLSVLLAYANKYLYDQFSMQTVEQRVNQIILIQDLIYSIKMAFNSDFDALFKRKLKEIKIVEDRNKNIRDIMLELHIEEELWEPRLTDMEWPERLLIVEDSEIKAEKYLTPEQKAEEERLRLEREARLAAHKDDSRERALKDMMDGVLEVKKVDILKVEIFPPEFSLTKPPIQWSEEEKKLFKEYEKNFKELTEEKEKYKRGLEFEMKKLQEIIKESTDKFDESLIKLFEKKVKFMAAIYQEELKITYLAQSVRKVEEMNRQEQELKLKLEQLLAQKVTTEKDLMGYKDMVEQFQFEYEDFVAEDKNLDSEFRKEFADLPKYVTDQLYKLFKRRPRIQRRGTQSVDDSNVFRQHGLNTPAPDGLSQILAGMEEMDAPENMPKGVTQSVWEKFCAVRKTKVESEQKIKVNGLELAEMQAFLQRRLDEDYAAQEEIKQHFEELRSLRNKRNQHLMNPMILVVLPQGQVETSSVDLTAETAETDYILINRSVVDNLKEKIRKVAEQKITYMEARCEVRKDIIQLEWQHRVLDKKIEDLHEQKRDIKMLRLSKDDMECLSKKDPNTHVLEKISKMEKSIDFMKRTHKRAIHRRMKKLKQLNKKISMTADSSTAIKKNLPEMETSVAELRHIYEAAATEENEAAERDERYQEILHRRQLEDLARAKSDELDLLRKEVERLERRNFPSLDQLKHN; encoded by the exons atgagcgAAATTGGAACCTTAGAAATTAG CTGGATTCAAGGATTTACAAGAGACAATGTCGAATTTGTGGATAACAATACAGTGTGTTACGCGTGTGGGAATCATATATGCTTCCTAAACCTGGAGACAAAAACACGGAACGTATTTCCGAGTCCTGGCAGAAGCGTCGGTGCGCTGACAACTGACTGCAGAAGTGGAACGTTTGCTTTCTCTGAGAGAAAATTGGATCCGTCTATATTTGTGCACACTTTTCCGGAATTAGAGttgaaaaatgaactgaaag GAAATACGCCACTGGACTATACATCTTTGACATTAAGTGATGGAGGGCCTTATTTGGGCTCCTGCTCGTCGTTTCCTGACTACTCCATCACAGTGTG GAACTGGGAAAAGGCTGAGTTGCTCTGTACACAGTCTCAAGGTGGACGGGATGTCATTTATTTGGAGTTCAACCCCTTGAATTGCCTCCAGCTTTGTGCTTTGGGCACCACAACCCTCACTTTCTGGAACATAGAGAGATGTGGGTCTTTCCATTTGTTGAAAccaag TGCAGTACAGCTTCCAGAAATCCCGGTCTCCTCTTCAGAGAAACCAACTCCCACTTTCACAAAGGACCCAAACTGCATTTCTCAAATTCTGGCTGCCCTTTCAGAg CATAAGGAAGCCCCAGTAACACCATCTACCATATGCTGGACAGCCACATCACAACTTTGTGTGGGCTGTGCTGAAGGCTATCTCCTTCTTGTTGATCCCGAGAGCCTCTCTGTTTCAATCCTTGTTGACCCTAAAG ctgcgAATGCCATTCCTGAGCTCAAAAGCTTCTATTTTCAAGCTACAGCCCTTTATGGCAATGGTCTTATTGCAGTAGGAAAG gaGAGTGTGATGCACTGTCTGCAGAGCGAAAAGAATCAAGTAAGCATCAGACAAACTTGGCAGTTAGAGAGACCTGTTACGACTGCAGTGGTCTCCCCCAACAAAGACGCACTGCTTCTGTCCGCCAATACA GGGCAGATCTATGTGCTGAATACAGGAAAGTCAGACCAGATTGAGAAGATCTTGGATGTTCACAATAGCAGCTTTGTGACAGCTGCCTTGTTCTCTGACAAGAACATTTGTGTG TCATTAAGGGATAGTGGCATTCTGCAGCTGTGGTCCTCCGGTGGCACCTGCCTCGCCTCCCTGCCCCTAGAAACAGAG GTGTTAAACATCACCTGCTGTCCCATTGCACATTACGCCGCTGTTGGAACAGCTTCAGGAAAAATCCTTTTCATTGACTTGAACTTTGAGAAGCAGCTTCGTCTGGTGCACAAGATTGATCTCTACCACACTGCTGTGGATCACCTAGT ttttgatcAAGAAGGGTGCTACCTTCTCTGCAGTGGATTGGATTCACATCTTTATGTACTCGATGGAAGGCCATCAGCAAAGTTTAAAGTTCTAGGATACGTCG AGGTTCCTGGCAGAATTTTGTCACTTTCCACACAATGCCACGCCCGTGGTGAGGACGTGAAAGCTCTTGCTCTCTGTGGTTCACAGGAGGATAAAAAGAATGAGGGGAGCTGGCTGCTGATGTTTTGTCTACCTTTCAAGGGCATTGGAG GTTCTTTTTCTGTAGACCGCCAAGGTTGTCTGCACATTcccaaaatattcaaattcaaagtgCCAGCTCCACTGACTTCCTGCGTTCTTGGGATCGGTGAGGCCTTTGGTTATTGCCACAGAAGCAAATCTCTTCAGcgatttcagttttctgag GACACATTTAGTATCTTCAGCAAAAAGAAGGTCACTCTAAACCCAAAGGATGAAGTTAATTTTCAGCTGCCCGGCTGCGCCACTCTTCTTTTGTCTCCTGACTGCATGTTGCTCGCCTCTATGGGACGACAAGGTGTACTACAGCTCAGATCAACCTCCTCTATG GAGCTCTGCTGTCAGCGGCGGTGTCATTCAAAACGCCTCGGTGGAATTCGGAGTGTGTCCTTCTCCCCAGACAGTCTGAAAGTCGTCACTACTGGCGTAGGCGATGGCTCCCTCCTCTGCACTGATATCAG AGCTGATGATGAATATATGGCTGCTTACAAAAAACGCCAGATTAGGGCTCAGTCCATAAGGACCTCATTCATTTCTGAAAACCCCATCCTGATTAACCTTCCTGTGCAGGAAGAGGAGACTTCAGTTAGCAGCAAGAAAACGGAGGAAACCGAG TTCGGCCTAGATGCGACAGATGCTTTACAGTTCGGCCTAGATGCGACAGAGGAAGATGAGCATTACCTTCCCCCTGCTTCAACCTCCACGTGGTTGGAAAAAAGACACGAAGAA attgtgAAGGAAGACAACAAAGAGCATGCAGAAACTAAGAAAGAGCTAAGAGATACCATGAATGAGTTACGGGAGGCT GTTCATAAAATGATGCTTGAGAATGAAAACCTcccaataaaacagtttaacttagatgtggaggagcagaagAGACTGGACGCCATGGCGGAGGAGGAAGCCCAGAAG GTAAAGGCTGAAATTGAGCAGGATATTCTAGAAAAGCAGTTCCAACGAGACGTCCTGAAGAGAGAATGCTGGGATTCTATGTTGGTCAAACCCCGGAGCATCAAT GCATTCCACTCTAAGTTAGCTGTGCAGAACTATCCCCTCAAAGAGCGAAGAGAGAAGGAGTTGGAGGACATCAGCAGGGTTCAAAATATGAGGGCGATTGAAAAAGCTGCAAGCAAA CTGATGGGCCGGAAGAAGGACAGCAGCAAACCAGAGGAAGGCCATGTGGCAGAGAGTGCAGACAATGAAAAACTCTCAGTTCTGTTAGCATATGCCAACAAATACCTCTACGACCAGTTCAGCATGCAAACTGTCGAACAGCGGGTCAACCAGATCATACTGATACAG GATTTGATTTATAGTATCAAGATGGCTTTCAACTCCGACTTCGATGCCCTGTTCAAGCGGAAACTGAAAGAGATCAAAATAGTGGAGGAcaggaacaaaaacatcagggacaTCATGCTGGAGCTGCACATCGAGGAGGAGCTGTGGGAGCCCCGCCTGACCGACATGGAGTGGCCAGAGAGGCTGTTAATCGTGGAGGACTCTGAG ATTAAAGCGGAGAAATACCTCACCCCAGAGcagaaagcagaggaggagaggctTAGGCTGGAGAGGGAGGCCCGCCTGGCTGCACAC AAAGACGACAGCAGGGAGAGAGCTCTGAAAGACATGATGGACGGAGTCcttgaagtgaaaaaagtggacattttaaaagtg GAAATATTTCCTCCTGAGTTTTCTTTGACCAAACCTCCCATTCAGTGGAgtgaagaggagaagaaactCTTCAAAGAATATGAAAAGAACTTTAAAGAGCTCacagaggagaaggagaaataTAAACGG GGATTGGAATTTGAGatgaaaaagctgcaggaaaTAATCAAAGAGTCAACAGATAAGTTTGATGAGTCACTCATAAAGCTGTTTGAGAAGAAAGTAAAGTTCATGGCTGCTATATATCAG GAAGAGCTGAAAATCACCTATCTTGCCCAGTCGGTGCGCAAGGTGGAGGAGATGAACCGGCAAGAGCAAGAGCTCAAGCTCAAACTTGAACAACTGCTGGcacaaaag GTAACGACAGAGAAAGACCTGATGGGATACAAGGACATGGTGGAACAGTTTCAGTTCGAGTATGAGGACTTTGTAGCTGAAGACAAA AATCTCGACAGCGAATTCAGGAAAGAGTTTGCTGATCTACCAAAGTATGTGACTGATCAACTTTACAAACTGTTCAAGCGTAGACCCAG GATTCAAAGGAGGGGGACGCAGTCTGTAGATGACTCCAACGTGTTCAGGCAGCACGGTCTGAACACCCCCGCTCCTGATGGACTCAGTCAAATACTCGCCGGCATGGAGGAGATGGATGCTCCGGAAAACATGCCAAAAGGAGTGACCCAGTCTGTCTGGGAGAAATTTTGTGCTGTGCGCAAAACAAAAGTAGAGAGTGAACAAAAG ataaaagtAAACGGTTTGGAGCTTGCCGAGATGCAGGCCTTCCTGCAGAGACGGTTAGATGAAGATTATGCTGCCCAAGAAGAAATTAAGCAGCATTTTGAAGAACTCCGAAG CCTGAGGAACAAGAGGAACCAGCATCTCATGAACCCTATGATCCTGGTCGTCCTGCCACAGGGACAGGTGGAGACGTCCTCTGTGGATCTGACTGCTGAAACAGCTGAGACTGACTACATCCTTATCAACAGAAGCGTGGTGGACAACCTCAAAGAGAAAATCAGG AAAGTTGCAGAGCAGAAGATAACCTACATGGAGGCACGCTGCGAGGTCCGTAAGGACATCATCCAGCTGGAGTGGCAGCACCGGGTGTTGGACAAGAAGATAGAGGACTTACATGAACAGAAGAGAGACATCAAGATGCTTCGACTCTCAAAGGACGATATGGAA tgtctcAGCAAGAAGGATCCGAACACTCACGTGTTGGAGAAAATTTCTAAGATGGAGAAAAGTATTGATTTCATGAAACGG ACCCACAAAAGGGCCATTCACCGGCgaatgaaaaagttaaaacagcTTAACAAAAAGATATCAATGACAGCAGACAGCAGTACTGCTATAAAGAAGAATCTTCCTGAGATGGAGACTTCTGTGGCAGAGCTGAGACACATTTACGAAGCCGCag CTACCGAGGAAAATGAGGCAGCGGAAAGAGACGAGCGCTACCAGGAGATTCTTCACAGGCGCCAACTGGAGGATCTCGCTAGGGCTAAGTCGGATGAACTGGACCTCCTCCGGAAGGAAGTGGAGCGTCTGGAAAGGAGGAATTTTCCCTCACTCGATCAGTTGAAACACAACTAG